Genomic DNA from Hordeum vulgare subsp. vulgare chromosome 2H, MorexV3_pseudomolecules_assembly, whole genome shotgun sequence:
CAGCGTGGGGCTGGGTGAGGGATGCGGCGACTCACTCGGGGTAGGGCTATTTTAGGTAAAAGAAAGTGATGGCTCACCTAAACCAGGTCCCAATCGTCAAAAGTGGTCACGGCCACGGCCCACCTGTCATACACGGCCCACCTGTCCTAAGATACCTAGCCCCACTGTTCAGTACCTGAGCATATAACGGTCAACTGCTTTGAACTGACGACAAGGCTCGGTTTGATTTTTTGTGAGAGGACGAGTGGTGGAGGGGGAAATGAAGAAAGTTAAATGCCTTTAAAAAAGCACTATTAAACAACCAGGGATACATAAATAGAACGCCTTTAAAACTAGAAAGCAGAGTGTTATAGAGAATGAGTTGTGCTTTCAAGAGACGGCTTCAATTAGCCGGTGGACTCGATTGATTTTGCAAGCTTTCAAAAAATGGTAGATAACCCCGTGAATATGGAAAATCAAAATCTCTAGAGTGTCATATAAATTATATTATATCATTTTCTGGCTGAACATATTCAGCACTTTGGCCTAAATGGAAAATTTAATTGGCAACTGCCTAGTAGTGttgtagtcttttgcaaaatagCATTCCAGGTGGAGTGGAGAAGGGATCCAGAGGAGCTACGCATCATTTATGTATGTTTTCTTCTTCAGGTGAGAATAGCGTTGCTATCATCTTTCCTAATTGTCTGTGTAGATTTTTAAACTTATCTTAAAGTTGCTGCAGAGGCCACGAGCTAGGatattcttttttttttctgcGAAAACACGAGCTAGGATGTGATTACTGACAATACCATCTTGAATCGGTGACTATAAACAATAGATTCTTCAAATAATGGATCACGACAGAACTCTTTCAATCAACAAATACCTCAAGGGATAAGCAAAAGAATGAAGGTATCACTTTGGGGTATATCCTAGCTAGTATCCTACACATTATGTCCATTATCCACTCTAACAATCCTGTACAATTATCCAATACTGCAAAACAGACCAAACCATCAACCACTGATCATACTTATGCCTAACGATTTCTCTTCTAGAGATCGATCGATCCATCCTACTGGAAAACCCTGCGTTTGCTTTTAATCAGTTCCCGGCCTCGTTCGTGCCACCACTCGGGGCGGACGGCGGCGTTGGGGCCCTCGGCAGCATGGCGAGCAAAAGCGGCGCGTACTTGTCGACGATCGCCTGGTCCTTCACCTCGCTGGACACGTCGCCGGCCGGCCGAAGCGGACGCGCAGCGGCGGAGGCTTCTCGCAGGCTGACGGCCAGGAGAATCAGCACGAGGCATATGGCCACGCGGCTACTTCTGGCGGTGGAAGAAGAAGCCATTGTTCCGCGGGTGGCGACGAGGAGATAGACGATGATCGATGCAGAGAAGTTTGCAGCGAGCTGAGCAACGAGAGATGTTgattcttgaagaagaaagggagaTGATACTTTTGTGTTTATCTGCGTTGGGCGTGGAGCTGCTCATATATAGTGATGGGAGTCTTGAGGTGAGTGTTGGGTGGAAGGGGTCAAACGGGGAGGCTGAGGTGGAAGAAGCTCGGAATGTTCTCATCAGTCCCCTTCTGTGTTGACTTGGTTA
This window encodes:
- the LOC123431154 gene encoding uncharacterized protein LOC123431154 yields the protein MASSSTARSSRVAICLVLILLAVSLREASAAARPLRPAGDVSSEVKDQAIVDKYAPLLLAMLPRAPTPPSAPSGGTNEAGN